In Acidiferrobacteraceae bacterium, the DNA window GCCGTCCATGAAGCGTAACTTGACGCACGACAGGAACGGGGATGACTAATTGTAGTGCACGGAGATATTCACCAGTCCCATGTACGGGCCCTCAGGCTGGTTGGCCTGGACGTGTAGGGTAGCCCCCATATTCAGGCGCCGCCTTCCCGTGGCATCAAAAGTACTGACGCTCCCGCTGGAGATTCGGAAACGGTCGACCCGCATCTTGTGTCCCTGGGAATCGTTGACCCAGAGTACCGCGGGGGCAGAAATGGAGAAACCCGCTCTAGGCATGCCGAACACGAGAAAATCAGCTGGGCTCGACGTGGCCCCGGCCTGGACCGTCACCCCGCCGCTGGCGCGGCGGTTTCCGTCCGGGTCCAAAACGAGCGCACCCGGCCGGGCGCCCGTGCTGAGACTGCCGAAGGCGAGATTCGATCGGACCTGGACAGACAGATTGCTGAGAATCGTAGCGGTCACGCGTACACTGGCGACAACGCTATCAGCGTGGGCGAATACCGGCGCAACGACCACCGAAATCGCCATTCCTAACAACACCCCGGCGGTCGCCGGGCGTAGAAATCCTTTCATCGGCGCACCCATCTATATATTGTTTCTTCCCATAGCCGAAATAGGCGGCGAAGTCAGCAAAAACGGAAATAATGAATTTAATGATAGATTCCTCAGCCGGCTAGTCAATTTTGGGAATATTGCAAAATATATTAAGAAACAATATGTTATGGTTTGTCGCTTCCGTGCATACGTTGCATTTTTCAACAGGATTCTGGCCCGATCGATGCATTACTACTCCACAACAGGCCCATCTGTGCAGGAAACAGGAAGGTTAGTCACGTGAAACAGAAAGACAAAAGGAAACGTCTGACCAGTGAGGCGATGTACACCTCGGTGGAGGCAGCGAAGCTGCTGGGCGTCACCCCGCGCACCATCCAGATCTGGGCCGACAACGGCATCCTGTCCGCGCGCAAGACTTCGGGCGGGCACCGCCGCTTTCCCGAGAGTGTGCTGGAGGCCTTTCTCGAGGAACTGGAAGAGAAATCCGGTACCGGCAAGAAAAACCATGCGCCCCGACCGGCGGTACGCTATCGCGTGCTCGTCGCCGAGGACGATGCCTTTCTCAGCTCGTACTACGAAGAGGCCATGAAGAGCTGGGACCTGCCCCTGGACATCCGTGTCGCCAAGGACGGGTACGAGGCACTGATCTGTTTCGGAATCGAATCCCCCGATCTGCTGATCGCTGATTTGAGAATGCCGCGGATGGATGGCTTCTATATGATCAAGGCCATTATCGACTCGGGGCATTCCCCCGACACCGACATCGTTGTGGTCACCGGGCTGACCCAGGAAGAAGTGGATGAAAACGGGGGACTGCCCGATCGCGTCACCCTGCTTCACAAACCGGTTCCCTTCCAGAAGCTCCACGATTTTATCGACGAAAAGATCCGCCAGAGACAGCGGGCCACGGCCTGACCCCCGTCCTCCGGTGCGATGCGCTGGCCCGCGTCCGGGCCCTCTCCAATGATTGTGTGATGCGGAGTTCCCGTAGGGCCCAGCTCTGTTGCGGTGCCCGCCAGGGAATCAGGGCTGCGTGGGGAAGCCGGCGCGCGGACCCAGTTCTTCCCGGTCGCGCGGGTACAGCGAGGCACTCTGCAGATATACGGTGAGCAGACGCACCAGGGATTCAAGCGAGTGAATGTGGATGCGCTCATAGCCGTGGGACGCATCGATCCCGAAAGCGACCAGGGCCGTGCGCACATCGTTGCCTGCCTCTACCGCGGCGGCGCTGTCGGAACGATAGTAGCGGAACACGTCGCGCTGGTACGGGATCTCGAATTCCTGGCACAAGTGAATCATGCGCCGGGTGAGATGGTAATCGAAGGGACCGGTCTGGTCCGCCATGGCCACGGTCACCCCGTATTCCCTGGAATTCTGGCCCGGCGCGGTGGTGCCATTGTCCACCGTCACCATCTCCGCCACGTCCTGATGCAGGGCGGCGGAGGCACCCGACCCGACCTCTTCGGAAATGGTAAACAGCAAGTGGCAGTCCACCGGTAATACAAGCTTGGCATCCCGAATCGCCTTGGCGGCGGCGAACACCACGGCGGCCCCGGCCTTGTCGTCCAGGTGACGGGAATTGATGAATCCGTTGTCGTTGAATTCCGGATTGGTGTCGATGGCGACGATATCGCCCACGTGCACGCCCAGGGCGAGCAGGTCCTCGAGCCGTTCGCTCCGTTCGTCTATGCGCACCTCCAGGTTGTCCCACGCCGAGGGCTGCTTGTCGATTCCGGCAGCGTAGGTATGGCCCGAGGCCTTCAGCGGAAGAATGGTTCCGCGATAGGGGCGCACATCGGTGAACAGGGTGACACGCGCGCCTTCGGCAAAGCGCGCATTCCAGTGACCGATGGGGACGATCTCCACCCGGCCATTGGGCTTGAGCGACTTGACCATGGCACCGAGGGTATCGATGTGGGCGACGATGGCGCGGTCGGGACTGGAGTGGGTTCCTTCAATCGTCGCGCGGATGGCGCCGCGGCGCGTGACTTCGTACGGGATGCCGAGCTGCTCCAGCTCCTCACAGGCCAGGTGCACGATGCGGTCCGTGTATCCGGTAGGACTGGGGGTCGCAAGCATGCGCTTGAGGACACCGGTCATGTATTCGGTGTCGACGGGCAGAAGCTTCATCGTGGTTCGGGTCGTATCATCCACTCGCGCAATTCTCAGAATCCCGCCGGGTTGGGCGTGCGTGGCGCCGACAGCGGGAACAGGAGGTCGACGAAACGCTGGGCCGTGGGCTGCGGCTCGTGGTTCGCCAGCCCCGGACGCTCGTTGGCCTCAATAATGACATATTCCGGCTCCGATGCAGACTCGACGATGAAGTCCAGCCCGACCACGGGAATGTCGAGACGGCGTGCCGCCCGCACGGCCGCGTCAGCCAGGCGGTGATGCAGCAGTGAGGTCACATCGTGGATCGTGCCGCCCGTGTGCAGATTGGCGGCGTTGCGTACCTGGATGGTCTCACCCGCGGGCAACACGTCCTCGAGGGCGTTTCCGGAGCGGGCCACACAACGCGTGGTCTCCTCATCCAGGGGAATGTGCGACTCCCCGCCGGTGGCCGCCTGGCGGCGTCGGCTTTGCTTCTCGATCAGCTCGCGAATGGTGGCCTTGCCGTTGCCGGTCACTTCCGGCGGCCGGCGGACCGCGGCAGCAACCACACGATAGTTGATCACGATGATGCGCAGATCCGCACCGGGGCAATACTGCTCGAGGATGACCCGTCCGCTGTGTTGGCGCGCCTTCTCGATCGCGCTTTCGAGGTGATCCTCGTTCGTCACACCGACACTGATGCCCTCTCCCTGCTCGCCGTCGATGGGTTTGACCACCACTGATTGGTGCTCGGCGAGAAAGGCCAGGTTCTCATCGGCACTGGTCGCCAGCTGCTGCGCCGGCACCCGCAGACCGGCGGCATCCAGAATGCGATGGGTCACGCGCTTGTCCTGGCACCGGCTCATGGCGATGGCCGTGGTGAGTTCACTGAGGGATTCACGGCAGACGATACTCTGGCCGCCGAATCGCAGACGGAAATACCCGTTGTCGGCATCGAGGATGTCGACCAGGATTCCGCGCCGTCGCGCCTCGTCGACGATGAGGCGGGCGTAGGGATTGAGCCGCTCGTCCCCTTCCGTGGGGCTGGTGAACAAGGGTTCGTTGATGGCGTTCTTGCGCTTGATGGCGAATACCGGAACGCGCTGAAAGCCAAGCTTCTCGTACAGGCCGATGGCACCCTTGTTGTTGTGCAGCACCGAAAGGTCCATGAAGGCACGACCACGGGCCTTGTAGTGTTCCGCGAGAAAGCGCGTCACCGCCTCGCCGACGCCGGGATGGGTTGCCTGGGGATCCACGGCCAGCGACCACAAACTGGATCCGTCGTCCGGATCGTCCATGGCATGCACGTGGTCCACGCCCAGGGCGGCGCCGATGATTTCTCCTGAACGGTCGTCCTCGGCAACGACGTAGGTCAGCACGCGCGAGGTTCGTCGCTTCCAGATGGTGCGCGGGTCGACCGGCACCATGTGACGCGCGGCGTACAGCCGGGAAATGCCTTCGGCATCGTCCACCGAGGCCAAAAGGCGCACCGTGAAACCGCGACGCTGCGCGACCGCCGGCGTGTAGCTGTCCAGCCACAGGCGAAATGTATGGGACGGATCCAGGAACAGGCTTTGCGGTGCCTGGGCCAGCACCACATGCGGATCACTGGCATAGAGTGCGATGTCGCGCCGCCCGGCCTGCTCCTCTCGCAGCGCGGCGGCAATGTCTTCCGGCCGGCTGAAGGTATGGGCCATGATGAGACGACCCCATCCGCAATCGACGATGACATCCTCCTTGGAGGTGGGATGTTCGGGTCCGCGATCCGCAACGGGTTGCGGATTCCGATTCTGCGTTCGTACGCGGTGGTAGTCCTTGTGCGTTTTCCGTGCCACCTTGTCTCCTTCAGATGCCCTGGGCCTGGAGCCAGAGTTCCAGCGAGGCCAGTTGCCAGAGTTTGGAACCCCGCAGGGGCGTGATGTGCTGCTCGGGGTTTGCGAGAAGTTTGTCCACGTATTCGCGCTGGAACAGGCCGCGGATCTGCGCGGTATCGCCGGTCAACACCTCGTTTACCATGGCCAGATAGTCACCCTGTAGATACTTCAGCGCCGGCACCGGGAAGTAGCCCTTGGGCCGGTCGATCACAGCGGAGGGAATCACCTTGCGCGCGGCCTCCTTGAGCACGTGCTTGCCGCCTTCGGCGATCTTGTGTTGCGGAGGGATGCGTGCCGCAAGTTCCACCAGTTCATGATCCAGGAAAGGTACGCGTGCCTCCAGCCCCCAGGCCATGGTCATGTTGTCCACGCGCTTGACGGGATCGTCCACCAGCATGATGGTGGTATCCATGCGTAGCGCCTTGTCCACCGACTCCTCGGCGCCGGCGCGACCGAAGTGTTCGACGATGAAGTCGGCGGCAAAGTCGCCATTGACCAGATCGGGATTCACGGCCTGGGCGAACTCCGCGTGGTCGCGGTCGCGAAACACGCGCCCGTACTCGGTGACGGGATCCGTGCTGTTCAGCAAGGGCGGATACCAGTGATAACCGCCGAATACCTCGTCGGCGCCCTGCCCGCTCTGCACCACCTTGGAGTCGCGCGAGACCACCTGGGACAACAGATAAAAGGCCACGGCATCGTGACTGACCATGGGCTCGGACATGGCGGCAATGGCCTCGGGCACACGCCCGATCAGCTTGCGACTGTCGAAGTAGATGCGTTCATGATCGGTTTCGAAGTGTTCGGCCACGATGTTGGAATAGCGGAATTCATTTCCTTCCTCGTTGCCAACGTCCTCGAAGCCGATGGAATAGGTCTTCAGGTGCTTCGCCCCCGCCTCCACCATGAGACCCACGATCAGACTGGAATCCACGCCACCGGAAAGCAGCGCACCGACGGGCACGTCCGCCACCAGCCGCCGGTCTACGGAGGCACGCAGGGCATCCAGTGTGAGTTCGGTCCAGTCCTCGAAGGAACGCGCGCGATCGTCGTCGTCGCGCTCGAAGGAAAGTTGCCAGTACGTCTCGATTTCGCTGCTGCCGTCCGGCCCGATCTGCATCAGGCTGGCCGGTGGCAACTTCCGCACCCCACGGATAATGGTGTACGGCGCCGGCACCACGGCGTGAAACGTCATGTAGAAATTCAGCGCCGCCGGATCGATGCGGGTATCCACATCGCCACCGGCGATGAGGGCCGGAAGGGTCGAGGCAAACTGGAGGCGCGAATCGTCGAGTGAGTAGTAGAGCGGCTTGATCCCGAGACGATCACGCCCCATCAGCATCCGTCCGCTGTCCCGCTCCCACAGGAAGAAGGCGAACATGCCGTTGAGGCGCCTGACGAAGTAACGCCCCCAGGCATGGTAGGCCTTGATCAGTACTTCGGTGTCGCCGTCGGAGAAGAACCGGTAACCCAGTCCCTCGAGTTCCTTGCGCAAGGCCTTGTGGTTGTAGATGGCGCCGTTGAACACGATCCCGATTCCCAGGTCGGGATCGACCATGGGTTGCTGGGCGCGGTCCGAAAGATCCATGATCTTCAAACGCCGTTGGGCGGCGCACAGGGCGTTCTGGGCATACAGTCCGCTGCCGTCCGGTCCGCGCGATGCCATCGTCCGGTTCATCCGCGCGACCAGATCCGCTCTCGCCGAGCCCCCGTCGAATCGCACTTCACCCGCAATACCACACATAAATACCTTACCTCTTACGTCTCTGCGTCCGACCCGGATGCCGTCCCGAGCGCGGACAAATTTGGTGCTTCCGAGATCGCCTCGATCTCGAGCATGGGCGCCGCATCGATTCTCTGGGCATCCATCATTTCCCCCAGGTGCTGCAGGGAGGAAAGTATCTGGGTCTGTTCCCAGTCATTCAGGCGCTGAAAACGATCGACAAAATCCTGCTGCAGGGGCGCCGGTGATTCGTCCACCAGGCGTGCACCCTCGGGCAAAAGCGCCACCTCCACCCGGCGCCGGTCGACAGTGCTGCGGGCGCGACTGACCAGGCCCCGCTTTTCGAGGCGGTCGACGATATCCGTCGTGGTCGCCTGGCTCAGGTCGATTGCCCGCGCCAGATTGCCAATGCCCATGGAGCCACTGGTGGCCAGTGCCCGGAGCAGCACCCACTGGGGTGCCGTGAGCCCGGAGGCCCGGCTAAGATGGCGCGAGCGAATATCGACCGCCCGCATGATGCGGCGCAGTGCCACCAGGACTTCGTCGGTTCGATTCACTGGATACCCAAAGGGTGGGACTAATTCATTCCGACCCTAACGATTTGTTGGCCGGACTGATACGAAAAAACAATACCTTAACGTCCGTAACTATATAGGGTTCGAAATATCAAAATCAACCTGAGCCCGCGGCCGGGCACAAAAAGGCCGGCGCCCTTGCGGGCCCCGGCTCCGGTTCCGGACTGTTTTCGCGCTCAGGTCACGCCCGCTCTGCGCGAACGATGGATCACACCGGGCACACGAGCTTGCCCAGCTTCTCGGTCAGCTTGAGGTTCTCGCTGTAGTCCACCGGGCAGTCGATGATACTGACGGTGTCATCGGCCAGGGCCTGCTCCAGGATAGCCTGCAGGTCGCCCGCCTTCTCCACCCGATAGCCCCTGGCGCCAAAGGACTCCGCGAACTTCACGAAATCGGGGTTGGTGAAGTCGACGTTGGACTTGCGGCCGAATTGGGCCATCTGTTTCCACTCGATCAAGCCATAGGCGCTGTCGTTCCAGATCAGGATGACAATCGACGTTTTCAGGCGCATCGCGGTTTCGATCTCCTGCGCATTCATCAGGAAACCGGCGTCACCGGTAACGGCAACCACCTGACGATCGGGGAAGGCAAGCTTGGCTGCGATCGCCCCGGGCACCGCGATGCCCATACTGGCAAAACCGTTGGAGATAAGACAGGTGTTTGGATATTCACAGCGGAACATGCGCGCCATCCACATCTTGTGGGCACCGACATCGCACACGGCCACGCCATCCAGATCCATCACCGTGCGCAGGTCCCAGATGATCTTCTGCGGTTTCATGGGCAGCGCATCGTCATCGCGATTCTGGTTCATCTCCTCGATCAAGAGTTCGCGCAGGGAACGCATGGCGGTCCCGGTGTTGGGACTGGCAAGCTCCTTGATCTCCAGCAAGGAGTGACGGATGTCACCGACCACACCGACGGAAACGGGATAGTAGGCATCCACCTCCGATGGAGAGGTGTCGATGTGGATGATGTTGCGGTCCTGAGTCGGGTGCCACAGGTAGGGGTGATATTCCACCAGGTCATAGCCGACGCAGATGATGACGTCGGCGCGGTTGAACCCGCAGCTCACGTAGTCGGTCGCCTGCAATCCGGCGCTGCCCAGGGCCATGGGATGCCCGAAGGGCAGCACGCCCTTGGCCATGAAGGTATTGGCGACCGGGATGCGCAACTCCTCGGCGAATTCCGCCAGCTGTTTCCAGGCGCGCCCGCGCACCACGCCGTTGCCGGCAAGGATGATGGGGTTCTTTGACTGGGAGATCATGGCGGCGGCCGCCTCCACGCGGTCGGCCGACGGTTCGCCCGGGAACGGGCGCTTCACGATCAGCGGCTCACCTTCCACCTCCATCTCGGCGATGTTTTCCGGAAACTCGATAAAGGCGGCCCCGGTCTTTTCCGTCTGCGCCACCTTGAAGGCCTTGCGTACGACCTCGTTGATGACGTTGGGCGTGAGCAGGCGCGAAGAATACTTGGTGATGGGGTGAAAGATTTCCTCCAGGTCCAGTACCTGGTGCGATTCCTTGTGCAGGCGGTTGGTCGCGGCCTGGCCGGCGATGGCGACCACCGGCGCATGGTCCATATTGGCATCGGCCACACCGGTAACCAGGTTGGTAGCGCCCGGGCCCAGGGTCGACAGGCAGACGCCGGCCTTGCCGGTCAGACGACCGTAGACATCGGCCATGAAGGCCGCGCCCTGTTCGTGCCGCGTGGTAATGAAGTGAATGGACGAGTCCAGCAGCGCGTCCATGATGTCGAGGTTTTCCTCACCCGGGATGCCGAAGATGTATTCGACACCCTCATTTTCCAGGCACCTGACAAATAACTCCGACGCCTTCATCTTGCCGGCTCCCTGTTCTTCCTGAATGCGATCCGCCGGTTCGGCGGCGCCCTGCGATCCGGTTTTGCGG includes these proteins:
- a CDS encoding DUF4402 domain-containing protein, whose protein sequence is MAISVVVAPVFAHADSVVASVRVTATILSNLSVQVRSNLAFGSLSTGARPGALVLDPDGNRRASGGVTVQAGATSSPADFLVFGMPRAGFSISAPAVLWVNDSQGHKMRVDRFRISSGSVSTFDATGRRRLNMGATLHVQANQPEGPYMGLVNISVHYN
- a CDS encoding response regulator, whose amino-acid sequence is MKQKDKRKRLTSEAMYTSVEAAKLLGVTPRTIQIWADNGILSARKTSGGHRRFPESVLEAFLEELEEKSGTGKKNHAPRPAVRYRVLVAEDDAFLSSYYEEAMKSWDLPLDIRVAKDGYEALICFGIESPDLLIADLRMPRMDGFYMIKAIIDSGHSPDTDIVVVTGLTQEEVDENGGLPDRVTLLHKPVPFQKLHDFIDEKIRQRQRATA
- a CDS encoding osmoprotectant NAGGN system M42 family peptidase, producing the protein MDDTTRTTMKLLPVDTEYMTGVLKRMLATPSPTGYTDRIVHLACEELEQLGIPYEVTRRGAIRATIEGTHSSPDRAIVAHIDTLGAMVKSLKPNGRVEIVPIGHWNARFAEGARVTLFTDVRPYRGTILPLKASGHTYAAGIDKQPSAWDNLEVRIDERSERLEDLLALGVHVGDIVAIDTNPEFNDNGFINSRHLDDKAGAAVVFAAAKAIRDAKLVLPVDCHLLFTISEEVGSGASAALHQDVAEMVTVDNGTTAPGQNSREYGVTVAMADQTGPFDYHLTRRMIHLCQEFEIPYQRDVFRYYRSDSAAAVEAGNDVRTALVAFGIDASHGYERIHIHSLESLVRLLTVYLQSASLYPRDREELGPRAGFPTQP
- the ngg gene encoding N-acetylglutaminylglutamine synthetase, which codes for MARKTHKDYHRVRTQNRNPQPVADRGPEHPTSKEDVIVDCGWGRLIMAHTFSRPEDIAAALREEQAGRRDIALYASDPHVVLAQAPQSLFLDPSHTFRLWLDSYTPAVAQRRGFTVRLLASVDDAEGISRLYAARHMVPVDPRTIWKRRTSRVLTYVVAEDDRSGEIIGAALGVDHVHAMDDPDDGSSLWSLAVDPQATHPGVGEAVTRFLAEHYKARGRAFMDLSVLHNNKGAIGLYEKLGFQRVPVFAIKRKNAINEPLFTSPTEGDERLNPYARLIVDEARRRGILVDILDADNGYFRLRFGGQSIVCRESLSELTTAIAMSRCQDKRVTHRILDAAGLRVPAQQLATSADENLAFLAEHQSVVVKPIDGEQGEGISVGVTNEDHLESAIEKARQHSGRVILEQYCPGADLRIIVINYRVVAAAVRRPPEVTGNGKATIRELIEKQSRRRQAATGGESHIPLDEETTRCVARSGNALEDVLPAGETIQVRNAANLHTGGTIHDVTSLLHHRLADAAVRAARRLDIPVVGLDFIVESASEPEYVIIEANERPGLANHEPQPTAQRFVDLLFPLSAPRTPNPAGF
- a CDS encoding N-acetylglutaminylglutamine amidotransferase; the encoded protein is MCGIAGEVRFDGGSARADLVARMNRTMASRGPDGSGLYAQNALCAAQRRLKIMDLSDRAQQPMVDPDLGIGIVFNGAIYNHKALRKELEGLGYRFFSDGDTEVLIKAYHAWGRYFVRRLNGMFAFFLWERDSGRMLMGRDRLGIKPLYYSLDDSRLQFASTLPALIAGGDVDTRIDPAALNFYMTFHAVVPAPYTIIRGVRKLPPASLMQIGPDGSSEIETYWQLSFERDDDDRARSFEDWTELTLDALRASVDRRLVADVPVGALLSGGVDSSLIVGLMVEAGAKHLKTYSIGFEDVGNEEGNEFRYSNIVAEHFETDHERIYFDSRKLIGRVPEAIAAMSEPMVSHDAVAFYLLSQVVSRDSKVVQSGQGADEVFGGYHWYPPLLNSTDPVTEYGRVFRDRDHAEFAQAVNPDLVNGDFAADFIVEHFGRAGAEESVDKALRMDTTIMLVDDPVKRVDNMTMAWGLEARVPFLDHELVELAARIPPQHKIAEGGKHVLKEAARKVIPSAVIDRPKGYFPVPALKYLQGDYLAMVNEVLTGDTAQIRGLFQREYVDKLLANPEQHITPLRGSKLWQLASLELWLQAQGI
- a CDS encoding MarR family transcriptional regulator, whose protein sequence is MNRTDEVLVALRRIMRAVDIRSRHLSRASGLTAPQWVLLRALATSGSMGIGNLARAIDLSQATTTDIVDRLEKRGLVSRARSTVDRRRVEVALLPEGARLVDESPAPLQQDFVDRFQRLNDWEQTQILSSLQHLGEMMDAQRIDAAPMLEIEAISEAPNLSALGTASGSDAET
- a CDS encoding acetolactate synthase large subunit, with the translated sequence MDTRRKTGSQGAAEPADRIQEEQGAGKMKASELFVRCLENEGVEYIFGIPGEENLDIMDALLDSSIHFITTRHEQGAAFMADVYGRLTGKAGVCLSTLGPGATNLVTGVADANMDHAPVVAIAGQAATNRLHKESHQVLDLEEIFHPITKYSSRLLTPNVINEVVRKAFKVAQTEKTGAAFIEFPENIAEMEVEGEPLIVKRPFPGEPSADRVEAAAAMISQSKNPIILAGNGVVRGRAWKQLAEFAEELRIPVANTFMAKGVLPFGHPMALGSAGLQATDYVSCGFNRADVIICVGYDLVEYHPYLWHPTQDRNIIHIDTSPSEVDAYYPVSVGVVGDIRHSLLEIKELASPNTGTAMRSLRELLIEEMNQNRDDDALPMKPQKIIWDLRTVMDLDGVAVCDVGAHKMWMARMFRCEYPNTCLISNGFASMGIAVPGAIAAKLAFPDRQVVAVTGDAGFLMNAQEIETAMRLKTSIVILIWNDSAYGLIEWKQMAQFGRKSNVDFTNPDFVKFAESFGARGYRVEKAGDLQAILEQALADDTVSIIDCPVDYSENLKLTEKLGKLVCPV